One Hydrogenophaga crassostreae genomic region harbors:
- a CDS encoding fumarylacetoacetate hydrolase family protein, protein MKILRIGAKGAEKPALLDAAGRARDLSAVLPDITAKALRPASLATLRALDPESLPLLPDNARIGLPWAGCGKFICVGLNYADHAAESGMAIPAEPVLFTKHTSTMIGCNDPVVIPQGSVKTDWEVELGVVIGTTARYVSEEQALSHVAGYCVVNDVSEREYQLERGGTWDKGKGCDTFGPVGPWIVTADEVADPQQLDMWLEVNGFRHQKGSTRTMVFNVAQLVSYISRFTTLYPGDLISTGTPPGVGMGVKPHATYLKPGDVMQLSIQGLGTQRQTVHAWNPELIDG, encoded by the coding sequence ATGAAAATCTTACGCATTGGCGCCAAGGGCGCCGAAAAACCCGCCCTGCTCGACGCGGCTGGTCGCGCCCGCGACCTGTCAGCCGTGCTGCCTGACATCACAGCAAAGGCACTGCGGCCCGCCAGCCTGGCGACACTGCGCGCGCTCGACCCCGAGTCGCTGCCGCTGCTGCCCGACAACGCGCGCATTGGTCTGCCTTGGGCCGGTTGCGGCAAATTCATTTGCGTGGGTCTGAACTATGCGGACCATGCGGCGGAGTCCGGCATGGCGATTCCCGCCGAGCCCGTGCTGTTCACCAAACACACCAGCACCATGATCGGCTGCAACGACCCTGTCGTGATTCCACAGGGTTCGGTAAAAACAGACTGGGAAGTCGAACTCGGGGTCGTGATCGGTACCACTGCGCGCTACGTGAGCGAAGAGCAGGCACTGAGCCATGTGGCGGGCTACTGCGTGGTCAACGATGTGTCTGAGCGTGAGTACCAGCTCGAACGCGGTGGCACCTGGGACAAAGGCAAAGGCTGCGACACCTTTGGACCGGTCGGACCCTGGATTGTCACCGCCGATGAGGTGGCCGACCCGCAGCAGCTGGACATGTGGCTGGAGGTCAATGGTTTTCGCCACCAGAAAGGCAGCACACGCACCATGGTGTTCAACGTGGCCCAGCTGGTGAGCTACATCAGCCGCTTCACAACGCTCTACCCTGGCGATCTGATCAGCACCGGAACGCCCCCCGGTGTCGGCATGGGAGTCAAGCCGCACGCGACCTACCTGAAGCCGGGCGACGTGATGCAGCTGTCCATTCAGGGACTGGGCACCCAGCGCCAAACGGTGCACGCCTGGAACCCGGAGCTCATCGATGGCTGA
- a CDS encoding SDR family oxidoreductase, with translation MKPRLAGKTALLTAAGQGIGHATALAFLNEGARVIATDINQELLDALALQTGCETTRLDVRDAQAIQTLAERIGPVDVLFNAAGFVDSGSVLDCDDAAFDFSMDLNVRAMYRMMRAFLPGMLARKSGSIINVASVASSIKGAPNRFIYGTTKAAVIGMTKAVAADFVAQGVRCNAICPGTVESPSLRDRIANQAASSGQTLQQVEAAFVARQPIGRLGRTEEIAALAVYLAGDESAFTTGTAQIIDGGWSN, from the coding sequence ATGAAACCACGCCTTGCCGGAAAAACCGCCCTCCTGACCGCTGCGGGTCAGGGTATCGGCCACGCCACCGCGCTGGCCTTCCTCAATGAAGGTGCGCGAGTCATCGCCACCGACATCAACCAGGAACTGCTGGACGCGCTGGCCCTTCAGACCGGTTGCGAAACCACCCGTCTCGACGTGCGCGATGCGCAGGCCATCCAGACGCTGGCCGAGCGCATCGGCCCGGTGGACGTGCTGTTCAACGCGGCGGGCTTCGTGGATTCGGGATCGGTGCTGGACTGCGACGACGCGGCCTTCGATTTTTCAATGGACCTGAACGTGCGCGCCATGTACCGCATGATGCGGGCCTTTTTGCCCGGCATGCTGGCGCGGAAATCCGGCTCGATCATCAACGTCGCATCCGTGGCTTCGAGCATCAAGGGGGCACCCAACCGCTTCATTTACGGCACCACCAAAGCCGCCGTGATCGGCATGACCAAGGCCGTGGCCGCCGACTTCGTGGCCCAGGGCGTGCGCTGCAACGCGATCTGCCCCGGCACGGTGGAGTCTCCCTCGCTGCGCGATCGCATCGCCAACCAGGCCGCCAGTTCAGGGCAAACCCTGCAACAGGTGGAGGCGGCTTTTGTGGCACGCCAACCGATTGGCCGCCTCGGGCGCACCGAAGAGATCGCCGCGCTGGCGGTCTATCTGGCCGGCGACGAATCGGCCTTCACCACCGGCACCGCCCAGATCATCGACGGTGGCTGGTCCAACTGA